From the Streptomonospora nanhaiensis genome, the window CCGAGCGCGACAACGTCCTCGGCCCGCCGCCGTTCCGCCGCTGCACCCCCAACACCCGCACCGGTCGCGCGGAGCTGGACGCCGACCTCGCCGCGGTCGCCCGGCAGGGCTGGGCGGTGGACGACTTCGAGCACGAGGAGTTCATCCACTGCGTGGCGGCCCCCGTCCGCGACGCGTCGGGCGCGGTGGCGGCGGCGGTGTCGGTGTCGGCGCCCCGCGTGGTGGTCGACCGCCCCGACCTGCTGGCCCTCGTCCCGCGGCTCACCGCCGCGGCGGCGGCCATCAGCGAGGAACTGGGCTGGCCTCCAGCGGGCCGGGGCGCTTCCGAACCACCGGCACCCGCGCCGACCCCGGCCGCTATGCCCGCCGCGCCCGCTGAGGATCAGACGAGCCGCCCTGAATCCGGGTGACCCCCCTGTCCGCTGAACCCGAACCCGGGGCCGCGACCGTCGCCGCTGTTGGCGGTTGGTCGGGGTGGCGACGGGGCGGCGAGGGTCGGGGCGGGTGCCCGCCCGCGCGGCGAGGCCGCATGGCTTGGTTCTGCTCCGAGTGCGACGACGGTCGAGGCGGACGAGCAAAAAGCCGAATGTCGATTGTATGCAAGGCGGAGCTTTGGGGAACACTGCACCATTTGTCCCCGCTGCGAGTGACTGTGGGGGCGCTTGCGAGGACATGTCGAGCGCTCAATGTTCACATGGTGAGACGATCGCGGTGTATGGCGTGCCCTTTTGTCTGAAGTGCCCGTTTTCTTGAGCGACGAAAGTGCTCTCCTCGTCAGAACGGTGACTCGTAGGCATAGGTCGTCGTGAAAGGGAGCATTTTCGTCTTACTATGTGAAATTTTGGAGGGTGGGCGCCCTATTTGTGCCGATATGAGGATGAGCCGGTCGCGCTCGGGGCGCACACCCAGGGAGTCCAGGGAGAGAGGCGGCAAAAACCTCCGAGCCCCGGCCGCCGCACCGCCCCCGGCGCCTCGTTGCCCACCTTGACCATCCGCCCTGCGAGGCGATGACCGCTTGGCCTGGCCGTCCGCTGCTGTCGCCGCCATCGTCGCTGCCTCAGCCACTCGCCCCGCGAGGCGATGGCCGCTCACCTCGGCCGTCCGCCGGCTTCGGCGCCCCGTCGCCGCCGTCGTCGCCACCCCGGGTACCCGCCTGCGATGCGGTGAGGGGGAGCCCTGGCCGTGCAAACGGTCTAAAGTCGGGGCGGTGTCCACCGACCACCGTGCCCTCGCAGGCGACGCAGCGCTGGAGCGCGCGCTGACCGGTCCCGCGGACCCGCCGCTGCGCGCCCTGCCCGCCGACGCCGCCGCGCTGCTGCGCGACCTGGCCGCGCCGCCCCGGCTCGGTGCGCATCTGCGCGTCGTGCACCACGCCGCCTGGGAGGTGACCGAGGCGCTGGGCGGCGGCGTCGAGCCCGTCTTCGACCGTTCGGCCGTGCTGTTCGGGGCCGCCACGCACGACATCGGCAAGGTTCGGCACCCCGACGAACTGCTCGGGCCGGGGTCGCGGCACGAGGAGGCCGGGCACCGCCTGCTGCGGGAGCGCGGCGTGGAGGAGCGGCTGGCGCGGTTCGCCCGCACCCACGCCGCTTGGCGCACGGAGCCGGTGGAGTTGGAGGACCTGCTGGTCAGCCTCGCCGACAAGGTGTGGAAGGGCAGGCGCGAGGCCGACCTGGAGGAGATGCTGGCCGCGCGGCTGGCGGAGTGCGCGGGAGGGCGGGCGTGGGAGTGGTTCCTGCGGCTGGACGACGCCGTCGCCCCGGTGACCGCCACCGCTGACGCCCGGCTGGCCTACCAGAGCGGCCACGCGGCCCGCTGATCCGGACGACCGGCCCACCGGTGCCCACCGACCCACTGGCACCCACCGCACCGGCGCCCACCGGCCCGACGCCCATCCGGCGCTCCGGTGCCCGCCCCGCCGACCGCGCCAGCCGCCGGCAACCGTGCCCCCGGCTCTCCCCGCCGCCCCGGCCGACCGTGCCCCGGCCCTCCGCGCCCCTCGACCACCCCCCTGTCCTCCCGCCCGCCCAGCCGACCGCGCCCCGCCCTCCCGTTGCCCGCCCCGCCGCTCCCGCCGCCGCCTCAGTCCGGCTCGGCGGTCGGCTCGGTGCCGCCGCGGGGTAGGCGCAGGGTGAACACCGCGCCCTCGCCCGGTGCGCTGGCGACCGCCACCGTCCCCCCGTGCAGCTCCACGAGGTTGCGCACGATGGCCAGCCCCAGCCCGCTGCCGCCCGTCTGGCGGCTGCGGGACTTGTCGGCGCGCCAGAACCGGTCGAACACGTTGGGCAGGTGCTCCGGGCTGATCCCGGTACCGGTGTCGGCGACCTCGATGACCGCCGAGTCGTCCTCGGCCCGCGCCCGCACCGTCACCCGCCCTCCGGCCGGTGTGTGCCGCACCGCGTTGCCCAGCAGGTTGCCCAGCACCTGGAGCATGCGCACCCGGTCGGCCACCAGCACGACCTCGTCGGCCGGGGCGGCGGCGACCAGTTCCACCTCGGCCGAGGCGGCGGCCAGGCGGTGCCCGGCCACCGCCTGCTCCACCAGGTCCCGGGCGTCCAGCGGCTCGGGCACCAGCGTCAGCTTGCCCGCCTCCGCCAGCGCCAGGTCCTGCAGGTCGTCGATGATGCGCTG encodes:
- a CDS encoding HD domain-containing protein, which translates into the protein MSTDHRALAGDAALERALTGPADPPLRALPADAAALLRDLAAPPRLGAHLRVVHHAAWEVTEALGGGVEPVFDRSAVLFGAATHDIGKVRHPDELLGPGSRHEEAGHRLLRERGVEERLARFARTHAAWRTEPVELEDLLVSLADKVWKGRREADLEEMLAARLAECAGGRAWEWFLRLDDAVAPVTATADARLAYQSGHAAR